CGCAGGAGTCGAGTCGCGGCACGCCGCCATCCTCGCCGATCTCACGGGCGGCAAGCCGTTCCCTGCGCCCGTCGAGGCGAAGCTCGACAAAGAGGCCGTCCTCCAGGAGGTCAAGCCCTTCATTGGCGCCTCGTCCACGGCCAGTCCCGCAGGCGGAACGCCAGGTGGCGAGGAGGGCAACTGATGAACCGACGAGAGATGCTCAAGGGGGCAGTTGCGATTCCCGGCGCCGCGGCGCTCCACATGCTCACCGCCAGGTGGGCACTTGCACAGCCGGCCGATTTCCCGGACGACGTCGCGGTGCTGAACTACGCACTGACGTTGGAGTTCCTGGAGGCGGAGTTCTACAACCAGGGCAACGCCCGCGGACTTCTGTCCGGCAAGGAAGAAGGCTACTTGCGCGCCATCGGTGACGACGAGAACGCCCACGTGGCCGCCATCAGCGACACCATCAAAAAGCTGGGCGGACAGCCCACGGCCGCTCCGGCCGTGGACTTCAAGGACTCCTTCGCCAACAGGCAGAAGTTCCTGGAGACGAGCCTTGCCTTCGAGAACACCGGTGTCTCCGCTTATCTGGGCGCCGCCGGGTTCATCAAGAGCAAGGAGATCCTCCAGGCGGCCGCAGGAATCTTCGGGGTGGAGGCCCGTCACGCCGCGATCATCGGAAACCTGCTCGGCCT
This region of Actinomycetota bacterium genomic DNA includes:
- a CDS encoding ferritin-like domain-containing protein, which encodes MNRREMLKGAVAIPGAAALHMLTARWALAQPADFPDDVAVLNYALTLEFLEAEFYNQGNARGLLSGKEEGYLRAIGDDENAHVAAISDTIKKLGGQPTAAPAVDFKDSFANRQKFLETSLAFENTGVSAYLGAAGFIKSKEILQAAAGIFGVEARHAAIIGNLLGLPAEGGVYKGPTETPMAKADVLKAIAPFLAGQGGPRATDNDADTGGTGGGRTSTARPPTRTGAPAATPAGPGATPAPSGPVPPQASPIASAVPRP